A region of the Arenibacter antarcticus genome:
GGGTGTAATCCCAGTTTACGGTCTTATAATAGGGGCCGTGTGTATCTGGTCTTGTGCTCCACCACCAAGAGGTATCATAAGGGGCTTCCTGATGAAAAAGTCGAGCCAAAGTATTGCTTATTTTCTCCCTAAGTACTTCCTCGTCGGTTTCGCCGTAGGCTTTGATAAGCCCGTCTACTACCTTTGGGGAATGCATATAACGCATGGCCCATAGCGCCAAGTCCTTATTGTTAGTATTTAAAGCTTCTACAATTGCATCCTCCGCATTTAACGCAACAAGGGATTTTACGGCCAAGTGAGGCGCTAAAATCTCTGAATTAGGTGTGGCGTGTGGCCCTTCACTTCCCAAGGTTGGTGCTCTAAAGGAATTAGGAACCGGAACATCCAATAAGTGTTGTGCAAGCTCCTTTCTGCCCAGTCTTCCCAAACCTACAATAGCTGCAGCCTTCACTCGGTCTGTACCAGATTCTAATGCCGTTATAAAGGGCTCTGATGGAACATTTTCCACTGCTCCCAAACGGTCTGCCAATGCTCTTAAGGCAAATTCCTGAACCTCCGGGTCATTGGTAAGCGACACCAATTTATCTATTCCATTTTCTCCAGCCAATTGAGCATAGGTAAAGATAGCTGCGGTGCGCACTTCCAAGGATAATGATTTATCCTTTGCTAAATTTAAAACAGCACTTGCTCCCTTGCCTCTTTTAATCAATTCGTATTGCGCACTTAATCTAGATTTAGCGTTTCCTGATTTTAACAAGTCCACCAAATTCTTGGTCCAAAAGATATTTTCCACTTGTGGAAAGGCCTCATATTCCAAATTTTCCGGTGTTACCCTTACGATATACCCTTTATCCGGGCTTCCAGAATACCCTGCACCATCCCAAGCGGATAGGTACATAACCCCAGCGGCGTCTACATCTAGATCCGTTATCTGTGGAAGTCTTATAAACTCCTCTTCTTTTTGGGTAAAACTGATGTTGTCTTCTGTAACCCTATGCATATATAGGAAGCTTCTTCCCCAATCTGCCATCATGGGTACATTGTTGTATTTTTCTGGCCAACGATTATCGTTCATAAACAATGCCCCTGTTCCAGATCCGCCTCCAACATCTACCAAGGCAGGGATAATTTCTTCCGTAAAATGTTTAAAAAGCATAGGGTAACCGTATTCCCCAGTTTGTATGTGATGTGCAAATCGAATATTCCATCCCCCACCATCATTGGTATTTCCTCTCGTAAAGATATTCATGAAGGGATCAATTGCTACGTCATAAATATTTCTCAAGCCATGGGTATACACTTCCATTTCGGTGCCATCGGGGCGTACACGAAGTACTCCTCCGCCCAACATAGTTAGCTGAGTACCCTCACGGTCTGTAGCGTTATGGAATCCAAAGTCGCCCACTGCGATATAGATCCACCCATCAATTCCCATTTGAATTCCGTTGGTAGCATGATCGGTACCTCTTTCCTGAAGGTATTTAGAATTACTCAGGTTCTGGATCAATACTTTCGCAGGGCCATCGGCCACGCCGTCATTATCCAGATCCTCAAAAACGATCAAGTCCATATTATTGGCCTTTCCCGTTTCCTCAGTAAAGGTGGTATGAAGTACAAATAACTGATTTCCAATAGGCAATATTCCCCTTGGATTATCTACTTCCGCAAATTTGGTATAGGAATCCATTACTCCGTCATGATTGCAATCTACCAAACGTTTGATAAATCCTTTTCCCATATCCTTCCCAAGCGAGCCCATCATATCTACTCCTACAAAGACTTCACCTGTAGCTGCCACCGCCATACAAGCCGGACTAGGAGTAAGATCTGGACCGGCAAATCCGGTTATTTTTAAATCCTTTGGCCAGTTAAAAGCCTGTGCCAAAGAATCTGCCATGGGATAATCAATCACTTCACTACTTAGGGCACATGGGACCTTATCCTCTCCACAACTGACAACAAGCAGCCCCAACAATAATAAAATTCCAATTTTTTGAAACATAGTTTACGCTATTAATATATTAAAATCACATACTCTTAAAATGAACTCCGGCTAATATTTACCAAGTTTTCAACAAGAAGTCGCAAAACTAAAAATCTTTCGCAAAAACCCTTTCATTAATTGAATTATTCGAACATAAAATATATTTTCCTAACTTAATCCCCATTGAACGTTTCGTTTACATTATAATTCTAAAATAAAATTTAGTGATTTTATTTTAGAAACTATTTTTTCTCTAGGCGATCTTCATAACTAATGCATACGTTTACAGCGAATTACATCCTATTTAAAAGTTTACACAAGCCTTATTAACAAACAATACACTACGTTAACTTGTTGAAAACTGAGAAATGTCATATAATTACAAAAACAGCATGTATAATTTTACGGCGAAATTCAGGCAGGTATGAGTGTTATTTATCTATTATTGGCGCTAAGCATTTTAGTGGCCCTAGTTTTTTTCATTGCATTTATAGTCTCTGTAAGGAGTGGTCAGTATGACGATTCCTATACCCCTTCTGTTCGTATGCTGTTTGAGGACGAACTGGTAAAGGGCGCTTCAAAAAAAGACCCAAAAGAAAAATCTAACCAAATTATTGAAAGTCAAAAATTGTAATTATGGAAGTACAACAATTCTATTACGATAATAAGATCGTAAAAAAATTCCTTTATGCTACTATGTTCTGGGGAATTGTGGGAATGTCAGTCGGGCTCTTGCTCGCCTTTATGTTTCTTTTCCCAAACATTACGGATGGAATATCCTGGTTAAGTTTTGGGCGCTTACGACCACTACATACCAATGCCGTGATTTTTGCTTTCGTGGGAAATGCCATTTTTGCAGGTGTCTACTATTCCACACAGCGTTTGTTAAAGGCAAGGATGTTCAGTGATGGTTTGAGCAAATTTAACTTTTGGGGATGGCAGGCAATTATAGTAGCAGCCGCCATTACGTTGCCTTTGGGATATACTTCCTCCAAGGAATACGCAGAACTAGAATGGCCAATAGATGTGGCAATTGCTGTGGTCTGGGTTGCCTTCGGCTGGAATCTAATTGGCACCATGCTAAGAAGAAGACAGCGACACTTATATGTTGCCATCTGGTTCTATCTCGCCACCTTTGTAACTGTTGCCGTACTTCATATATTTAATAGTTTATCTATTCCAGTAAGCGCCTTTAAAAGTTATTCGGTGTATGCTGGTGTACAGGATGCGCTGGTGCAATGGTGGTACGGTCACAATGCGGTGGCATTCTTCCTGACCACTCCATTTTTGGGATTAATGTATTACTTTATTCCAAAAGCGGCCAATAGACCAATTTACTCCTATAGACTTTCTATTGTCCATTTTTGGTCCTTGATATTTATTTACATCTGGGCAGGTCCACACCACCTTTTGTATTCTTCCTTACCGGAATGGGCACAAAATCTAGGGGTAGCCTTCTCCATTATGTTACTTGCGCCATCTTGGGGTGGTATGATTAACGGATTATTGACCCTTCGAGGAGCATGGGACAAAGTGAGGACAGACCCTGTTCTTAAGTTTATGGTAGTCGCTATTACGGGATACGGGATGGCTACTTTTGAAGGCCCCTTGTTATCCTTAAAGAATGTAAATGCCATTGCCCACTTTAGCGATTGGATTATTGCACACGTACACGTGGGTGCATTGGCATGGAACGGCTTCCTAACTTTTGGTATGATCTATTGGTTAGTACCAAGGATGTTTAAAACAAGACTATATTCTGTTCCCTTAGCCAACTTTCACTTTTGGTTGGGTACTTTGGGAATCATATTATATACATTGCCCATGTATGTTGCTGGATTTACCCAGGCATTAATGTGGAAGGAATTTAATCCTGATGGTACTTTGGTGTACGGAAACTTCCTGGAAACCGTAACCCAGATAATGCCGATGTATTGGATGCGTGCTATTGGAGGCTCCATGTATATAGTGGGGGCCATGGTAATGATCTACAATGTTGTTATAACAATAAGGTCAGGTAGCGAGGTAGAGGACGAATTGGCAGAGGCTGCGGCCCTAACAAGAGTTTCCAAGAAAAGGACTGCAGGTGAGACCTTTCATACTTGGTTAGAACGCAAGCCCATTCAGTTGACTATTCTGGCTACAGTAGCCATCTTAATTGGGGGAATCATTCAAATTGTACCTACTATTTTGGTGAAATCAAATATTCCCACCATCACCAGTGTAAAACCATATACCCCCTTGGAATTAGAAGGTAGAGACCTTTATATTAGGGAAGGTTGCGTAGGCTGCCACTCTCAAATGGTAAGGCCCTTCCGAAGTGAAGTGGAACGATATGGCGAATACTCAAAAGCAGGGGAATTTGTGTACGACCATCCTTTCCTATGGGGAAGTAAACGTACCGGTCCCGATCTTTTAAGGGTGGGCGGAAAATATTCGGACAGCTGGCACTTAAACCATATGTACGATCCACAAAGCACATCCTCTGGCTCCATAATGCCTGCTTATGCTTGGTTGGTTAGAGATGAACTTGACAAAAGCGATATACAAAAAAAGATGGAAGTTATGGTTACTTTGGGGGTACCCTATAGTGAAGATGAAATAACCAACGCTTATGAACATATGGACCAACAGGCGACTCAAATAGAAAAAAACCTATATAGCGACCCTGATTTTGCATCGAGCTACGAGGAGGACAAAAAGTATGCTGCGGAAAATGGGGAAGATTTTATAGAAATGAAAGACCGAGAAATTGTAGCGATGATCGCCTACTTACAGCGTCTGGGAACCGATATTAAAATCAAGGAAACCAACGAGGAAATCTCCCAAAATTAGAAAGTTATGTTCAAATTCGTAAAAGGTTATATGGAAAGTATTGATGGGGTAGCTATCTACCCCATGATATCACTACTGATTTTCTTTGTCTTTTTTACCGTCCTTTTCTGGTGGGTATTTACGGCATCCAAAGAACACATCAAGGAAGTTAGCGAACTGCCGTTAAAAGAAGAGGAATAAAAAATTAGTTAAAGGAACAAAACAACAATTACAACCATAGCAAACCAATTAAAAACAGTTAAAATGAAAAATCACTCACCTTGGTGGATCAGAATTCCGCTAGTTTTCTTTTTAATCTTCGGATTGATGGAATACTTCGTAGACTCGGGAGACAAACCGGCATTTATTGAACATCCTATAACATTGATCTTTATGGGAGTCGTTCTATTTTTATTGGTAGGGATAGAGCTTATCATAAAGTCCGTAGAAAATGTGATGTTCCAAACCTTGTCCCCAGAGGCACAAGAGCGGTATTTGGAAACCAGTTCCAAACAGTGGGAATGGAAATGGGCCAAGAAGCTACGTGAAGATATGATTGGTGAAAAAGCGGTAGCAGAGGAGGGGGAAATAATCCTAGACCATAATTATGATGGAATTCGGGAGCTAGACAATGATCTTCCGCCATGGTGGGTATATCTGTTTTATGCTTCCATTGTCTTTGCCGTTGTATATCTAGCACGTTACCATGTTTTTAACGGAGAAAATCAGGATATGGAGTACGAAAGGGCCGTTGCAGAAGCCCAATTGGAAATTGAAAACTATAAGAAAACCGCCAAAGGCCTTGTAGATGCGAATACGGTAGAATTACTAACCGATGCCTCGGACATTAAAGCTGGCGAAGCGCTTTACACCGCCAATTGTGTGGCTTGCCATATGGCAGATGGAGGCGGGGGAATTGGACCAAACCTAACGGATGAATATTGGATACTAGGAGGAGGAATTAAAAATGTTTTCCATACCATTTCAGAAGGCGGCCGCGCTGGCAAGGGAATGGTGGCCTGGAAGCAAATCCTTAAACCCGCGGAAATGGCCCAAGTAGCCAGTTATATTCTTGAGGAATTAGAGGGTACAACACCGGCGAATCCCAAAGATGCCGAAGGTGAAGTTTGGGTAGAGAGTAAATAAAACATTTCAAGAATTTTTCTAAACAGGTTCTTGGAGTAGATTGTAATAACAGATTGGATGAGGTATCCAAAATTATAATACATTTTTACAAAGATGGCGCAGGACCAAGACAATTTTAGGGATTCTATAGGAACTATAAATGCAGAGGGAAAAAGGGCTTGGGTATTTCCAAAAAAACCCAGCGGTAGGCTGTATGAATATAGAAAGTATGTAAGCTATTTTCTCTTGATATTTTTATTATTGGGTCCATTTATAAAAATAAATGGCAACCAATTTCTAATGTTCAATGTCTTGGAACGCAGGTTTAACATCTTTGGATTTCCGTTCTGGCCCCAAGATTTTTACTTGTTTGTGATCTCCATGATTATTGGAGTTGTTTTTATTTCCCTGTTCACTGTTGCTTTTGGCCGAATTTTCTGTGGTTGGATATGTCCTCAGACCATTTTTATGGAAATGGTATTTAGAAGGATAGAATACTGGATCGATGGTGACCGAGGTGCACAAATTAGGTTGGAAAAACAAGCCTGGAACGCAGATAAAATCAGAAAACGCACCCTGAAGTGGTTTATTTTTTTCGTGATTTCCTTTATCATCGCCAACGTATTTCTCGCCTATTTGATAGGAAGCGATCAGCTGATACAGTATATTAAACAAGGGCCCACGCAACATTTGAGCACCATGGCCTCTCTTCTGATCTTTACCGCAGTATTTTATTTTATCTTCGCTTGGTTTAGGGAACAAGTCTGTATTATTGCCTGCCCCTATGGCCGTATGCAAGGAGTGTTGCTAGACAACAAATCTATTGTTGTGGCCTACGATCACAAACGCGGAGAGAGTGAAAAGGGCAGAAAAAAATTTAGAAAAGGGGAAGATCGGGAAGCTATTGGCCACGGAGACTGTATTGATTGTTTCCAATGTGTAAATGTTTGCCCCACTGGTATAGATATAAGAAATGGGACCCAACTAGAATGTGTTAACTGCACCGCTTGTATTGATGCCTGCGACGATATAATGGAGAAAGTAGATCTACCTAAAGGTTTGATACGCTTCGCCAGTGAGGATAATATTGAGAAAAAGGCCAAGTTTAAGTTTACGCCCCGACTCAAAGGTTATACTGCCGTATTGGTCATCCTTACCGGTTTACTGATTGGGATGCTTTTTTTAAGAAATGATCTGGAAGCCAATATATTAGGACTTCCAGGGCAATTGTACGAGCATAAGGAAGGGAATATTATTAGCAACGTATATACATTTAAATTGGTAAACAAAACCAGTATGGATATTGCCGATGTTAGCTTTAAACTATTATCGCATAAAGGAACCATTAAGCTTGTTAGGCATAATAACTTTACGGTTCCCGCTCAAGAATTGATCGAAGGGACCTTGTTCATCGAAATAAACAATTCCGCCTTGGAAGGCGATAAAAACAAGTTAATGATTGGAGTCTATAGCGGGGAGAATAAAATTGAAACGACCACTGCAAGATTTATGGCACCAAGAAGCTATAAATAAGTAAACCGTATGGACACCATTAACCCTAAAACGGGGATAACAATCACCTCCCAAATTATGGAGAGAAAAGTAATTAGGTAACCTTGAAATCAGCATGACCAAAATCTGGTCTCAAATACGAATGAAGATATGCGAACCTGACTGCCGTCAAGTTCGCATATGACCGTTAAAAATCAATAAATATCTACAAATGAAAATTAATTGGGGAACAGGAATTGTACTAGCATTTATAGGATTCATAAGTTTTATCCTATTTTTTGTAGTGCGAATGGGTATGGACGATAGTACGAATCACGATTTGGTCAGGGAAGATTATTACAAAGCCGAAATTGGATTTCAAAAGGAATTGGACGCCGAAATCAACGCTAACGAAAACAATGTCAATCTTAACATGGTAAGAACACCAGCAGGCATAAAATTAGAATTTCCAAAAGATCTGGATCAAGCAACTATTAAAGGAACTGTGTCCCTTTATAGACCATCTAACAAACAATTGGACTTTGATTTTCCCATTAGTTTGTCTAACAACCATTTAATTATACCCGAAAATCGTTTAGTGGACGGCAGATGGGACCTTAAAGTTTCATGGGAATACAATGGCGAAGCGTATATGTACAAGGAGAAAATTACTCATTAAAAACTCCTATAATTCTACTAGAAAAATAAAAAACAAACCATGTTAGCATCCGCTCTTATATTAGGACTAATGGGGAGCTTTCACTGCGTTGGCATGTGCGGCCCCATTGCTTTTATGCTTCCTGTAGATCATAACAGACCGGGGAAGAAATTGCTACAGGTTTTTCTATACCATTTTGGGAGATTAACCGCCTACGGTATTATAGGACTGGTCTTTGGATTTTTAGGCAAAGGTCTATATGTTTTTGGGCTACAGCAAAAGCTCTCCATTATTATAGGGGTACTAATGATCGCTATAATTCTTATTCCTTATAAAACTTTCAGCAAATACAATCTTTCTAAACCTATTTATGGTCTCTTGTCCAAACTGAAAAATAAAATGGGCAAAGAGTTGAAAAAGAAAAGTGCAGATACCTTTATAACCATTGGTTTCCTAAACGGGTTTTTGCCATGTGGCTTGGTATATATGGCCCTATTTGGCAGTATTGCCACTGCCAACCCATGGTTAGGCGCCCTATTTATGATATTATTTGGATTGGGTACAATCCCCTTAATGACGACCGCCGTCTATTTTGGTAGCATGATAAAAGGTAAGGCCAAAAAATCTGTTCAACGCCTAATCCCTGTATTTGTAGTATTAATTGGTCTTCTTTTTATACTAAGAGGAATGGGACTCGGCATTCCCTATATCTCCCCAGCACCAGTCACAGAAGTAGTCTCAAGCGAGGTGGAGTGCCATTAAAAGCCCCTTCCAATAGCTGTAAATCAAATTTGTGATAGTTGTGAAAATAGTGTAATTTTCTAGTGCTTAGAAATACCCTGTTCATAGACTTTTACAATTTAACTGCACTATGGCCAGTAGCAACCAAACCTTAAACCACTTAAAATGAAGAAAGCCCTACTGATCTGTTATCTTATTTTAAATGCAAGCCTTTTATTTTCACAAGGTGAAAAGATCAACGTAATTGTTTTTGGAGCACATCCCGATGATTGTGATATTGACACGGGTGGCACGGCCATATTACTGGCCAAAATGGGCCACAATGTAAAGTTTGTATCCCTGACCAATGGTGACGCTGGTCATTATGCCATGGGCGGTGGAGAACTTGCCAGGGTTAGGATTGCAGAGGCCAAGGAAGCAGGAAAAAGATTTGGAGTAGCGTACGCAGTATTGGACAACCATGATGGGGAATTGATGCCTACTTTGGAAAATCGTTTAAAAGTGATACGAGAAATTAGAAAATGGAATGCCGATGTGGTTATTGCCCCACGGCCAAATGACTACCATCCGGACCACAGGTATACTGGCGTGTTGGTACAAGATGCAGCCTATATGGTCATTGTTCCCAATGTAGCCCCAGAAGTACCACCACTCAAAAAAAATCCGGTTTTCCTATACTCCGAAGATGGTTTTCAAAAGCCTAGCCCTTTCGAACCCGATATCGCAGTTATTATTGATGAGGTTTTTGACCAAAAGATATATGCCATGTCAGCACATAAATCCCAGTTCTTTGAATGGCTTCCCTGGACCGCCGGCAATTTAGAAAAAGTACCCAAGGAGGATAAGGACAGACTGGAAATGTTGGCCAATTGGAGATCTAAGGCTCCCAATGATGCATTTTTGAAATGTGCAGAAAAATGGTACGGAAATAAAGCCTCCAACGCTAAACACATAGAAGGATTTGAAATATGCGAGTACGGAAAGCAACCCACCGATGAGGAAATAATGAGGCTATTCCCTATGCTTAAAAAATAGTCGAGAACGCAACTATAGTGATTCTTAACTAGTCAAGTATCCTTTTGGTATTTTCGTTATATACTTATTTCAAAACTTCATCGCTACCTCCCAAACCGGTAAAGGACCACTACTAGGAAGATATATTCTCATCGTAAAAATGCGCATCCTCGCTTACTAAAATACAAAATGTTAGTTCGTACAATTCGGAGTCATTGCCTATGGGGCAAAAACCCCAATTTCTTGGGAACTTTACTAAAATAAATTAATGTATTTTTAGACCACTATATTAGATTCCCCTAGAACAGTTATACAGATAAAATACATAATAGTTGGCAGAGGCTGCCTGCCCCAAAAGAAATAAAAACATTAGCACTAAAGATCGTTGAACAAAAATGGAAGTATGGAAATTTTTAGGGGTGTTGGTCATTGCTCAGCTGACTTTTCACTCCAACTATGGTCAACAAAATCCAACTAAACTACCCGAAACAAGCAAGTCCCAATTTTCTATTGGAGTAATCGCCGATTGCCAATATCACCACGAACAAGGAACTGGAATAAGGAAATACGCGAAATCAGAGCAGAAACTAAAGGAATGTGTTGTGCATTTAAATACCATGGATTTAGCCTATACGGTGCATCTGGGTGATTTTATAGATCGGGATTGGGAAAGTTTTGATGTTGTAGGTCCAATCTACAACCATCTGAACATGCCTAAATATCATGTGCTTGGCAACCACGATTTTTCTGTAGTGGATGATAAGAAGAGCGCTGTCTACAAAAAGCTAGGCATGCCCTCCCCCTACTATGATTTTAAAATTAAGGACTGGCGTTTTATAGTGTTAGATGGAAATGACATTAGCTTTCATGCCTATCCAGCCGAGAGCGATGGATACAAAATTGCAGAGAAGTATTATAGGCAAAACCAAATTGAATCCCCTAAATGGAATGGGGCAATAGGACCAACCCAGCTACAATGGCTGAGATCTGTCTTGGATAAGTCGTTACAAGATCAAGAAAAAGTGGTGCTATACTGTCATTTTCCAGTATATCCACTAAACAAACACAATCTTTGGAATGCCGATGAAGTTATTGACATTCTAGAAAGCTATCCACATGTGAAGGCTTACATCAATGGACATAATCATGAGGGTAACTACGGAGTGAAGAATGGAATCCACTATCTTACTTTGCAAGGAATGGTAGACACCGATGAAAATTCATATAGCGTGATAAACATCCACTCCGATTATCTGGAAATAATAGGTTTCGGGAGAGAAGTTAATAGAATACTTACCACCAGCAGGTAGTTTCAGTGCTGTAAGATAGCACCACTTGCATATAAAAACTATGACCCCATAGATTGCTGTTGCAAAAAATAGGACCATATTTTTTTATTTAGGGTCAGTCGCCTTTGTTTTGGACAATACCTTTTAGAATTATGTTTGTTGGACACCATTTTTGTCCATGGAAGAAATTTAACCCTTATAATTTAAAAGTCATTACAGGAATCTTGGAATGATTGGCAAGGTCTTCTCCAATACTCCCCATAAAAAAGCGACTAATTCCCTTTCTCCCGTGGGTGGGAAGTCCAATTATATCTGCATTTCTACTTTCACTAAAGGCCAATATTCCTCTTTCTACAGCATAGTCGTTGTAAATCTCTACCTCCAAACTGGCTTTAGCTTCGTGCAAAAATTGATTAATTTTCCTAAAGGCATCCTTAGTACTTAAAAAGTTATCCCCAGGGGTATTTATATTCACTAAGATAAGTTCTGCTGAAAGTTTATCTGCCAAGGTTTTCGCCTTATGGAAGGCAGGGAGATTTTCAAGCTCAAAATCACAGGCAAAAACAAATCTTCTCACCTCGAAATTCAATATTTCATCTTTAATGATCAAAACAGGAATATTGGCATTTCTGACCATTTTTTCCGCATTAGACCCCACAAATATTTCTTTTAGCCCATCCGATCCATGTGAACCCATAACAATAAGATCTGCATTATGCTTTTCAGCTATAGCGTTTACTTCGCTATACACCTTATAATGCTTTACAATGGGAGTCACTTTTATACCTTTTAGATATGGTTTATTCAAAAACTCACCGAATCTCTTTTCCGTCATTCTTATTAAAAACAAGGCCTGCTGCTGGTGTATTTCTTCGCTATAGGTCATATAGGCATCGGACATTTCCAACATATGTAGCACAAAAATTTCAGAACCGAATTTTTTAGCAATGGATGCCGCTGTTTTAAGGGCAATTTCAGAAGGTCCAGAAAAATCGACTGGTACAATGATTTTTTTCATAAAGACATGTTTTAAACATTAATAATCAACAAAGTTTCCCATTCCCTATCATAACCCCTAAATTGTCATGGAAAACAATCTGGTTTCCGGGGCTTTTCTGTGCAACAAAAGGTCAAAAGCCATACAAATATTACGCACAAATGGCCTTCCTTTCTCGGTTACAACAATCCGTGTAGCGTGTATTTCCAAAAGTCCGTCCTTCTCCATCTCCACCAGTCTTTCCTTTACCCCTAACAGTTCTGGGAATACTTTTTCATTGGTCTCCCAAGAAGTATTAAATCTACACATTAAATTTAATATATGGCTACGGATGATTTTGTCTTCTTCCGTTAATATATGTCCTTTATAAATGGGGATAATATTATTATCTACAAGGTGTTCGTATTCCTCCAAGCCTTTTACATTTTGCGCAAAGCCATCCCAGCTATCACTAATACTGGATACGCCTAGGCTAATCATTACTCGGGTTTTGGAGCTGGTATATCCCATAAAATTCCTATGTAAGCTCCCGTTGTCCATAGCTTTATACAAAGAATCGGATTTTATGGCAAAATGATCCATTCCAATTTCGGAGTAGCCTACCTCTGCCAATAGGGACTTCCCTTTTTCATATTGATTACGTTTTTCATCCGGGGTGGGCAGATCGGAATCTTGGAAACCTCTCTGTCCGTTTCCTTTTAGCCATGGGACATGGGCATAACTATAGAAAGCCAGTCGGTCGGGCATTAGCTCCTTGGTCCGCATGATGGTCTCCTCTACATGGGCCTCTGTCTGAAAAGGCAATCCAAAAATAATATCGTGCCCTACAGAAGTATATCCAATTTCCCTAGCCCATTCTGTGGCATTTTTTACATTTACAAAAGGTTGAATCCTATGAATTGCAATCTGCACCTTCATATTATAATCCTGCACCCCATAACTCACGCGTCTAAAACCAACATCGTAAAGTGCTTGCAAGTGTTCCTTTGTCGTATTATTGGGGTGACCCTCAAAACTAAACTCGTAATTATCAGCTTTATCGGCAGTCTTAAAAATCCCTTTGATCAGTCGGGTTAAATTATCAGGAGAAAAAAATGTTGGAGTACCTCCTCCTAAGTGAAGCTCCTTCACCTTTGGTTTTTCAGGCAGCAACTTACAATAGAGCTCCCATTCCTTTAACACATTGGTTATATAGGGACTTTCTACCTCATGGCGTTTGGTTATCCTTTTATGGCATCCACAAAATGTACATAAACTCTCACAAAAAGGTAAATGAATATAAAGACTGATTCCTTCGGAACTATTACTCTTTATAAAACTTTTAACCAAGGAAGACTCCCATTTTTTACCTGAGAAACCTTCCAAATCCCAATAGGGCACCGTTGGATAACTAGTATATCGAGGTCCAGGTATATTGTATTTCTGAATTAAATTGGCCATGCGCTGATCATTAGTTGATGAATATCACAAAATTAGCTTTCAAAAACCATTTAAAATATGACCCATATCAGGTTTCACATACTACTCTAGATGTGGAAATAGTCTACCGATCTAATTATGCTAATAACAAATACCACCAAATTGTTATAAAAGTGGTTTTCTAACCGACTTTTTTTTTAATAAACTGTTCTGCTATCAAAATTATATTAAAATCCATATTTTTGCAGTCTTAAAAACAGCCAATTATGACATTACTTTTAATGGCTGCCGGTAGCGGTAGCAGATATGGAAAACTTAAACAATTTGATACATTGGGTCCAAAAGAGGAGTTCCTGATGGAATTCAGTATTTATGACGCCCTTAAGAACGGCTTTGAACATATTGTTGCCATAACAAA
Encoded here:
- a CDS encoding universal stress protein, with the translated sequence MKKIIVPVDFSGPSEIALKTAASIAKKFGSEIFVLHMLEMSDAYMTYSEEIHQQQALFLIRMTEKRFGEFLNKPYLKGIKVTPIVKHYKVYSEVNAIAEKHNADLIVMGSHGSDGLKEIFVGSNAEKMVRNANIPVLIIKDEILNFEVRRFVFACDFELENLPAFHKAKTLADKLSAELILVNINTPGDNFLSTKDAFRKINQFLHEAKASLEVEIYNDYAVERGILAFSESRNADIIGLPTHGRKGISRFFMGSIGEDLANHSKIPVMTFKL
- the hemN gene encoding oxygen-independent coproporphyrinogen III oxidase is translated as MANLIQKYNIPGPRYTSYPTVPYWDLEGFSGKKWESSLVKSFIKSNSSEGISLYIHLPFCESLCTFCGCHKRITKRHEVESPYITNVLKEWELYCKLLPEKPKVKELHLGGGTPTFFSPDNLTRLIKGIFKTADKADNYEFSFEGHPNNTTKEHLQALYDVGFRRVSYGVQDYNMKVQIAIHRIQPFVNVKNATEWAREIGYTSVGHDIIFGLPFQTEAHVEETIMRTKELMPDRLAFYSYAHVPWLKGNGQRGFQDSDLPTPDEKRNQYEKGKSLLAEVGYSEIGMDHFAIKSDSLYKAMDNGSLHRNFMGYTSSKTRVMISLGVSSISDSWDGFAQNVKGLEEYEHLVDNNIIPIYKGHILTEEDKIIRSHILNLMCRFNTSWETNEKVFPELLGVKERLVEMEKDGLLEIHATRIVVTEKGRPFVRNICMAFDLLLHRKAPETRLFSMTI